In Biomphalaria glabrata chromosome 8, xgBioGlab47.1, whole genome shotgun sequence, the genomic window AGTTTAAAGTTACGTTTTCATAAATCatattgtattttcatttttcctgttattattatttttttattgaaacaatgaaattttgttttattccatAGTCAAAGCCAACAGAAAGTCTTGCTCAGAGGAGACGTAGATTTGGACAGAGCATGGCTCCAAACTTAAGACTTTTAATCGGCCAAGAAATTAGTGCGTTAAATACAAAGCCAATCAATTATCCTTTACCAAGTGCAATTACTATGACCAACGAAGCACCATTACGTGTTGGCTGTGTTCTGATTGCACCGTCAGATTCCCCCACCCAGCCCAAGCAGTGGATGAATAGCCCACGTTTTAAAACTTCAATTGTCTCTGAAGATGGTGCACTACCGAGTCCACTAGCATTGAAGTATGACCCAGTGGTGACTGCTGTCCCTTTGACAAGACAAAAAGCACCAGCAATAAATACTGCTGTGCCTAAGCGCAGGCGGCGAACGCTAAGAGAGTCTAAAATCAACAGAGACATTAAATCTCAGTCTATGGAAGAAACTTCCATCAGTTCAAGACAGAAGCTTTTCGACGAGTCCAACTACATAAACAATCGTTACATTCTGACCAGAGCTGACTCAGATGGGATCTCCAGATGCAAGTCCCGGTCAGCATCATTAAGGACAAAGTCTGAATCTGACGAAGTGACAGTCGTGAAGATGACCAGAAAATGCAGTCTTTCATCAAGGCCTCAGCAGTTGATCCCGGTGAAAACCCGCAACAGAAGCAAGTCTTTCTCCTGTAAAGGTGGCAGTATCATAATGGAAGAAGAACTGGACCCACAGATTGATGAGATCAGGGATGACTTTAGGACATGTCTACAGATGATCCATGCTGAGACTGAAATGAGTAAACTGTGATATTTGTGTTCCTTTCATTGTCAtataatgaattttgttttctgtagaagaaaaagaaactttctgttgtagataaaaaaaaaactgtgtacATAATATGGTAGATGTGGCAATTTGTTGGCAATACTGGACACATTTCAGATCATTCCATTTAGCTGTAAATGTTACagtgttaattttttgtttttgtttctgttaatGAATGTTGTTAACAGATAGCTGacttttagatatatttaaatacctatataaGCTTTAATAGCTAAACTAATGTTGTTTGTGTTATCATCTTCTTAGTTGTTACACGCTGTAGAGTTTACTATATACTGTTGCACTCCCATTGAATTGTTGCAATTCTGTGATGTCTGGTTGAGTTGGAACctaaaaaacaataattgtttTACATTGTGTAAATAGAACTGTACAGAAGTGttatataacatttttatactcataagcataaaaaagtgtgtgtgtgtttctgtataTAGACTTCAATTTATATTACTTTGGCATGAAACCTGATGGTGTTAACAAAAATGTCTATTTTTAGACAGACCCCTAAGTTATGAAATAATGAGACAAAAAGGCTCTGTACTCTAGGCAAGCTatcatatattttgttttaacaatacTGGAAATTGCCTTTTGCACCAGAGATgggttcttgtttttttcttttgcatgcAGAACTGTTGCAGAGATTTATCTACCAATCTTATTGACAGAGATGAATAATTGCAGTGATATTTAGGACTGAGGTGTACTttgaataaaagtaaataagacATGTGAGAAATAGAGAATGTGGATGAATGCATCTTTACATATGCTAAATTATTTATGATATTGTCTGAATGTTACTTAACTGAAGTAGTCTCTTACTTAGTACATctgtatctatttttttttattattatgactGAAGTATTTATGCGATAGAGTGAAagaataatttttcatttaataatattattattattataatacagTTTTTAATTATACGTAGTTCTCAAGCATTACTGGTCTGCATAATACATTCtaagttttcctttttttttactctaactAGTAAGACCTATGATGaaagcaataaaaaattatttataattgacaccaaaaaatgttcatttatgtatctatttttcatttttgtttattgtaaatCTGATGTTTTAATACATCAGAATATTATAtctctatgttgttgttttttagtctTGAAATATTGTTCTTCAGAAATCTTAAATTCTAATtaggatatattttttaaacgatttttaataataatttgtttctaaGATGGAAGCAGGCAGGACTCAAAACTCATGACATCCCATCAAAGCGAAGACCAAAAGCCCAGGTAGCCATCTAATGAACGAATTTTGAtaactcaactcaagaaaacattaggaAACTGgaaaagacacaaaatagagcagtgagattcataacaaacgaatattcacacttgactagagtaacacctttagtaaaatcactaaatttagaaagtcttcaggacagaagactcaaaagtaaagtagcaattatacataaaacactgaaccataatcttcaaatacaaaaacaaaatttaataaaatactcagaaagacacaaagataaagacacattcctcatcccatatgctaggacaaatttgtacaaatactaaTTCTccccttgtgctattagagtatggaataggttgcctgagctagccaggaaaaccagtgacttggcagaatttaagtcattggtttatatgcatgactaaatgcatgacgcgtaggacgtaatcatcttcttttttgaagtaacgtctgtattatataagaatatATAATTTTGACTAGATAAATGGATAAgtgacttttgttttttcaaagtctaaactcactctgtctgtgtctgtctagtaaaacgtttttcagtataaacacgtcatttctccagTGCACATTCTGggttcaagtttaaactttCCACAATCCTTCACTGGCATAGACAAAAAgacataaaaacattattattttgtcagatacaaatatacaaacaaaGGAAATTCAGTATTCAAAACTACTGGTAAATGTGTAGGGTTCCATACACTCGttctttctctcacacccattctcggatttagttgaaacttgaaaaagtaatttatatacctaacctaacaaaacacgaatcaataggcctatacaaaaatactcaatttaacagttaattattggtacggtaattaattattttgattgatatcgaaaaagggaaatagcttgtacatttttggtagatatagttttaaggacggagttcttaacctttaagtatgttttttttttat contains:
- the LOC129927915 gene encoding uncharacterized protein LOC129927915, giving the protein MAPNLRLLIGQEISALNTKPINYPLPSAITMTNEAPLRVGCVLIAPSDSPTQPKQWMNSPRFKTSIVSEDGALPSPLALKYDPVVTAVPLTRQKAPAINTAVPKRRRRTLRESKINRDIKSQSMEETSISSRQKLFDESNYINNRYILTRADSDGISRCKSRSASLRTKSESDEVTVVKMTRKCSLSSRPQQLIPVKTRNRSKSFSCKGGSIIMEEELDPQIDEIRDDFRTCLQMIHAETEMSKL